In Stenotrophomonas sp. 610A2, one DNA window encodes the following:
- a CDS encoding PilT/PilU family type 4a pilus ATPase: protein MDIGYFLKLMTEKNASDMFLTTGAPVYIKIEGKLYPLGNTGLPPGMVKKIAYSLMDEGQVPQFERDLELNMAIALADAGRFRVNVFKQRGEVGMVIRAIKSRIPSIEELNLPQVLKDVIMTPRGLVLVVGSTGSGKSTSLASMIDHRNSTSTGHILTIEDPIEFLHKHKQSIVNQREVGLDTHAFHNALKNAMREAPDVILIGEILDAETMEAAIAFAETGHLCLATLHSNNADQAIERILNFFPESAHKNVLMNLSLNLRGVISQRLVKGKDGRRRPATEVLLNTPMIRDLLRRGEVHAIKQAMEESLEEGMQSFDQCLFRMAKDGIIEQEEALRAADSRDGLALKFRLSEGGTGEHDPYADFAASAPAAITHGF, encoded by the coding sequence ATGGATATCGGCTATTTCTTGAAGCTGATGACCGAAAAGAACGCTTCGGACATGTTTTTGACCACCGGAGCGCCGGTTTACATCAAGATTGAAGGCAAGCTGTACCCGCTGGGCAATACCGGCCTGCCGCCGGGGATGGTCAAGAAAATCGCCTATTCGCTGATGGACGAGGGCCAGGTGCCGCAGTTCGAGCGCGACCTGGAGCTCAACATGGCCATCGCCCTGGCCGACGCCGGGCGCTTCCGCGTCAATGTGTTCAAGCAGCGCGGCGAAGTGGGCATGGTCATCCGTGCGATCAAGAGCCGCATTCCCAGCATCGAGGAGCTCAACCTCCCGCAGGTGCTGAAGGACGTGATCATGACCCCGCGCGGGCTGGTACTGGTGGTCGGCTCGACCGGCTCGGGCAAGTCGACCTCGCTGGCCTCGATGATCGACCACCGCAACAGCACCTCGACCGGCCACATCCTCACCATCGAGGACCCGATCGAGTTCCTGCACAAGCACAAGCAGTCCATCGTCAACCAGCGCGAAGTCGGCCTGGACACGCACGCCTTCCACAACGCGCTGAAGAACGCGATGCGTGAAGCACCGGACGTGATCCTGATCGGCGAGATCCTCGATGCCGAAACCATGGAAGCGGCCATCGCCTTCGCCGAAACCGGCCACCTGTGCCTGGCCACGCTGCACTCCAACAATGCCGACCAGGCGATCGAGCGCATCCTCAATTTCTTCCCGGAAAGCGCCCACAAGAACGTGCTGATGAACCTGTCCTTGAACCTGCGCGGGGTGATCTCGCAGCGTCTGGTCAAGGGCAAGGACGGCCGTCGCCGCCCGGCAACCGAAGTTCTGCTCAACACGCCGATGATCCGCGACCTGCTGCGCCGCGGTGAAGTGCACGCAATCAAGCAGGCGATGGAAGAGTCGTTGGAAGAAGGCATGCAGAGCTTCGACCAGTGCCTGTTCCGGATGGCCAAGGACGGCATCATCGAGCAGGAGGAAGCGCTGCGCGCGGCCGACTCGCGCGACGGCCTGGCCTTGAAGTTCCGCCTGTCCGAAGGCGGCACCGGTGAGCACGATCCGTATGCGGACTTCGCGGCATCGGCGCCGGCGGCGATCACGCACGGCTTCTGA
- a CDS encoding DUF1153 domain-containing protein encodes MSEVMGEEIKRWTARRKSALVLEIIQGKTTVAAASRQFDLTPAEIESWVDDGKRGMENALRAKPEDVREQYERQLKDLQEAYGEAMLEIRARKKLASLLGKDES; translated from the coding sequence ATGAGCGAAGTGATGGGAGAAGAGATCAAGCGTTGGACGGCCCGTCGCAAGTCGGCACTGGTCCTTGAGATCATCCAGGGCAAGACCACCGTGGCTGCGGCCAGTCGCCAGTTCGACCTGACGCCGGCGGAGATCGAGAGCTGGGTGGACGATGGCAAGCGCGGCATGGAGAACGCGCTGCGGGCCAAGCCGGAGGACGTGCGCGAGCAGTATGAGCGCCAGCTCAAAGACCTGCAGGAAGCCTACGGCGAGGCCATGCTGGAGATCCGCGCCCGAAAAAAGCTGGCGTCCCTGTTGGGAAAGGACGAGAGCTGA
- a CDS encoding M14 family zinc carboxypeptidase — protein sequence MSFRFSRLLPVLLLATLVSLSPAHAQNSYYFPTAQQFDAKVPSPQQFLGYEIGSHYTRHDQLVAYFNELARVSDKVKVEVIGQSYEQRPLLLVTITSARNHARSAEIAAQRQALIDPAQPLPGADAPAVAWLGYSVHGNETSSGEAAMLTAYYLAANQDAETARWLDHAVVVIDPAQNPDGRDRAANWHNAWGSRPPSADPADKEHVEPFPSGRVNHYFTDLNRDWLALAQTDSWPKVAQFHRWYPNIQIDFHEMGKDSTYYFEPSPKSMESPLLPKSSYEANKWLARFHAKALDDLGSLYYTGENFDNFSPIYGSTYPDFHGAVGVTVEQASSRGLVQESVNGPLHFNFTVRNQVATGLASVRGVVEDRDRLFALQKDFFRSALKQASAYPVHDWVFGDAADATLTRKLLAVLLQHRIEVHALARDVEVDGKRFQAGSAYVVPARQPQFRLAHSIFEFTPAVKGDVFYSGTSYAVAPAYGLRYAGSRGAVPSGAVVDAVPVAQGGISGGRAGFAYVADARDFSSFRLLGGLLRDNVRVRTAHQPFTAVTANGDVAFGHGAVVIPVAGQTVDAESLQAKVLARAQEAGVTVYALASGRAASGIDLGSDNVRVLRTPSIALVMGEGVSATEIGSTWFSLDTSLGLPSSKLDPAQLASVDLARYTSIVLSGGTYANVSDAGVAALKRWIAAGGSLVVYGSGARWAIDEGLAEAKLREGDKKDEAERLDFGTVRDVFALGRVSGNILSADIDPTHPLGFGVQQRRIWVNKEGGLVFEPVKNAFLNVVNIDREPVVNGYLSDANRARVAGSSYLQVVPTGSGNVVLFADDPAHRKYWHGTERLLLNALLQANHLSTPRQRGE from the coding sequence ATGTCGTTCCGCTTTTCACGTCTGCTGCCAGTGCTGTTGCTGGCAACACTTGTCAGCCTGTCACCGGCCCATGCCCAGAACAGCTACTACTTCCCTACCGCGCAGCAGTTCGATGCAAAGGTGCCATCGCCGCAACAGTTCCTCGGTTACGAGATCGGCAGCCACTACACCCGGCATGACCAGCTGGTGGCCTACTTCAACGAACTCGCGCGGGTCTCGGACAAGGTCAAGGTCGAGGTCATCGGTCAGAGTTACGAGCAGCGCCCGCTGCTGCTGGTCACCATCACCTCGGCACGCAATCACGCGCGCAGCGCCGAGATTGCCGCGCAACGGCAGGCGTTGATCGATCCTGCACAGCCGCTACCCGGTGCGGATGCTCCGGCGGTTGCGTGGCTGGGTTACAGCGTGCACGGCAACGAAACCTCCAGCGGCGAAGCCGCGATGCTCACTGCCTACTATCTGGCTGCCAACCAGGACGCGGAAACCGCGCGCTGGCTCGACCATGCGGTAGTTGTGATTGATCCGGCACAGAACCCGGATGGACGCGACCGTGCCGCCAACTGGCATAACGCATGGGGTTCGCGTCCGCCATCTGCGGATCCGGCCGACAAGGAACATGTCGAGCCGTTCCCCAGCGGCCGCGTCAATCACTACTTCACCGATCTCAACCGCGATTGGCTTGCCTTGGCACAGACCGACAGCTGGCCGAAGGTCGCACAGTTCCATCGCTGGTATCCGAACATCCAGATCGACTTCCACGAGATGGGCAAGGACAGCACCTATTACTTCGAGCCGTCGCCGAAGAGCATGGAAAGCCCGCTGTTGCCCAAGTCTTCATATGAGGCGAACAAGTGGCTGGCACGCTTCCATGCCAAGGCTTTGGATGATCTGGGTTCGCTGTACTACACCGGCGAGAACTTCGACAACTTCTCGCCGATCTATGGTTCCACCTATCCGGATTTCCACGGTGCGGTCGGTGTGACCGTGGAACAGGCCAGTTCGCGTGGTCTGGTACAGGAATCGGTGAATGGCCCGCTGCATTTCAACTTCACCGTCCGCAACCAGGTGGCGACGGGCCTGGCCAGCGTGCGTGGTGTGGTGGAAGACCGTGATCGTCTGTTTGCACTGCAGAAGGACTTCTTCCGCAGCGCGTTGAAGCAGGCTTCGGCCTATCCGGTGCATGACTGGGTGTTTGGTGATGCGGCCGATGCCACCTTGACCCGCAAGCTTCTTGCGGTGCTGTTGCAGCATCGCATCGAGGTGCATGCATTGGCGCGTGATGTGGAAGTGGATGGCAAACGCTTCCAGGCCGGGTCGGCTTACGTAGTGCCGGCGCGGCAGCCGCAGTTCCGCCTCGCGCATTCGATCTTCGAGTTCACCCCGGCGGTGAAGGGAGACGTGTTCTATAGCGGCACCTCGTATGCGGTGGCACCCGCCTATGGCCTGCGTTATGCCGGCAGCCGTGGTGCTGTGCCGAGCGGTGCGGTGGTGGACGCGGTGCCGGTGGCCCAGGGTGGCATCAGCGGCGGTCGTGCTGGCTTCGCCTACGTGGCCGATGCACGTGACTTCAGCAGCTTCCGTCTGCTGGGCGGACTGTTGCGCGACAACGTGCGTGTGCGCACCGCGCACCAGCCGTTCACTGCGGTTACCGCGAACGGTGATGTGGCGTTCGGTCATGGTGCAGTGGTGATTCCGGTCGCGGGCCAGACCGTGGACGCCGAATCGTTGCAGGCCAAGGTGCTGGCGCGTGCGCAGGAAGCCGGCGTCACGGTTTACGCCTTGGCCAGTGGCCGTGCTGCCAGTGGCATCGATCTGGGTAGCGACAATGTGCGTGTACTGCGCACGCCGAGCATCGCCTTGGTGATGGGCGAGGGTGTGTCCGCCACTGAGATTGGTTCGACCTGGTTCTCGCTGGATACCTCGCTGGGCTTGCCGTCCAGCAAGCTTGATCCTGCGCAGCTGGCGAGTGTTGATCTGGCGCGCTATACCTCGATCGTGCTGTCCGGCGGCACCTATGCCAACGTCAGTGATGCCGGTGTGGCTGCCTTGAAGCGTTGGATTGCAGCCGGTGGTTCGCTGGTGGTTTATGGCAGCGGCGCGCGCTGGGCGATCGACGAGGGTCTTGCCGAAGCCAAGCTGCGCGAAGGCGACAAGAAGGATGAGGCTGAGCGGTTGGATTTCGGTACGGTGCGTGATGTGTTCGCGCTGGGACGGGTCAGCGGCAATATCCTGAGCGCTGATATCGATCCGACCCATCCGCTGGGCTTTGGTGTGCAACAGCGTCGCATCTGGGTCAACAAGGAAGGCGGGCTGGTGTTCGAGCCGGTGAAGAATGCCTTTCTCAATGTGGTGAACATCGACCGCGAGCCGGTGGTGAATGGCTACCTGTCCGATGCCAATCGTGCGCGCGTAGCTGGTTCCAGTTACCTGCAGGTGGTGCCTACGGGCAGTGGCAATGTGGTGTTGTTTGCAGATGATCCGGCGCACCGCAAGTATTGGCATGGCACCGAGCGCTTGTTGCTCAATGCCTTGCTGCAGGCAAACCACCTGAGCACCCCGCGCCAGCGCGGGGAGTAA
- a CDS encoding DEAD/DEAH box helicase codes for MSFENLGLAPFLLRALAEQGYENPTPIQEQAIPLALDGRDLLAGAQTGTGKTAAFGLPLLQHLATSPQSVGNGPRRPRALVLAPTRELATQVHDSLRGYSKYLRIPSACIYGGVGMGNQLDILRRGVDLLVACPGRLIDHLERRSVDLSGVEILVLDEADRMLDMGFLPSIKRILAKLPRQNRQTLLFSATFEDSIKQLALEFMHNPEQIQVTPKNTVAETITHRVHPVDGARKRELLLHLLAKDSRVQTLVFGRTKHGCDKLADFLEKSGIKTAAIHGNKSQGQRLRALADFKAGRVTVLVATDIAARGIDINELPKVINYDLPMVPEDYVHRIGRTGRNGSTGEAVSLVAQDEAKLLRQIVRLLDRDMDIRDVPGFEPHTPIRWGNSAPGKAEHPGGHKAPRRGNGGHAARRPTGDAPRGGRGGQPQKPGGQRNAGNGQQRRDAHPGGGQRRGSGGRGQSRTSA; via the coding sequence ATGTCGTTTGAAAACCTGGGCCTTGCGCCCTTCCTGCTGCGCGCGCTCGCCGAGCAGGGCTATGAAAACCCGACCCCGATCCAGGAGCAGGCCATTCCACTTGCGCTGGACGGTCGCGACCTGCTGGCCGGCGCCCAGACCGGTACCGGCAAGACCGCCGCGTTCGGCCTGCCGCTGCTGCAGCACCTGGCCACCTCGCCGCAGAGCGTGGGCAATGGCCCGCGCCGTCCGCGCGCCCTGGTGCTGGCACCAACCCGCGAACTCGCCACCCAGGTGCATGACAGCCTGCGTGGCTACAGCAAGTACCTGCGTATCCCCAGCGCCTGCATCTACGGTGGCGTGGGCATGGGCAACCAGCTGGACATCCTGCGTCGTGGCGTCGACCTGCTGGTCGCCTGCCCGGGCCGCCTGATTGATCACCTGGAGCGTCGCAGCGTCGACCTGTCCGGCGTCGAGATCCTGGTCCTGGACGAAGCCGACCGCATGCTCGACATGGGCTTCCTGCCCTCGATCAAGCGCATCCTGGCCAAGCTGCCGCGCCAGAACCGCCAGACCCTGCTGTTCTCGGCCACCTTCGAAGACAGCATCAAGCAGCTGGCGCTGGAGTTCATGCATAACCCGGAGCAGATCCAGGTCACGCCGAAGAACACCGTTGCCGAGACCATCACCCACCGCGTGCACCCGGTGGACGGCGCGCGCAAGCGTGAGCTGCTGTTGCACCTGCTGGCCAAGGACTCCCGCGTGCAGACGTTGGTGTTTGGCCGCACCAAGCATGGCTGCGACAAGCTGGCCGACTTCCTGGAGAAGTCCGGCATCAAGACCGCGGCAATCCACGGCAACAAGAGCCAGGGCCAGCGCCTGCGCGCACTGGCTGACTTCAAGGCCGGCCGCGTGACCGTGCTGGTGGCCACCGATATCGCTGCCCGCGGCATCGACATCAACGAGCTGCCGAAGGTCATCAACTACGACCTGCCGATGGTTCCGGAAGACTACGTGCACCGTATCGGCCGTACTGGCCGTAACGGTTCGACCGGTGAGGCGGTCTCGCTGGTTGCCCAGGACGAAGCCAAGCTGCTGCGCCAGATCGTGCGTCTGCTCGACCGCGACATGGACATCCGTGACGTGCCCGGCTTTGAGCCGCACACCCCGATTCGCTGGGGCAACAGCGCACCGGGCAAGGCTGAGCATCCGGGCGGCCACAAGGCACCGCGTCGCGGCAACGGCGGCCATGCCGCACGTCGCCCGACCGGCGATGCACCGCGCGGCGGCCGTGGCGGCCAGCCGCAGAAGCCGGGCGGCCAGCGCAATGCCGGCAATGGCCAGCAGCGTCGTGATGCGCACCCGGGTGGTGGTCAGCGTCGTGGCAGTGGCGGCCGTGGCCAGAGCCGTACCAGCGCCTGA
- a CDS encoding IS3 family transposase → MLSVQQGLKDEGVAIPMTKLCQWFGVARRTTYYKPTRSPAKVKAELAEPIREMIEAEPSFGYRTVAALLGMNKNTVQRIFQLKGWQVRKRALGQRPRIQAKVSRAERPDQRWATDLCRVWGGKDGWLSLALVIDCSTRQLLGWHLSRTGKASTASAALEQALITRFGTLGRVPEPFLLRSDNGLVFTSRDYTRLVRSYGLKQEFITPHCPQQNGMVERVIRTLKEQCVHRHRFESQVHALRIIGDWIGFYNQQRPHQALKMMTPDAAYAATLTA, encoded by the coding sequence ATGCTCTCGGTCCAGCAGGGGCTGAAGGACGAAGGTGTAGCGATACCGATGACCAAGCTGTGCCAGTGGTTCGGCGTGGCGCGGCGGACGACGTACTACAAGCCGACCCGTTCGCCTGCAAAGGTCAAAGCGGAGCTTGCCGAGCCGATCAGGGAGATGATCGAGGCGGAGCCGTCGTTCGGCTACCGCACGGTGGCTGCATTGCTGGGCATGAACAAGAACACCGTCCAGCGGATCTTCCAGCTCAAGGGCTGGCAGGTGCGCAAGCGCGCACTTGGGCAACGGCCCAGGATCCAGGCAAAGGTCTCTCGTGCCGAACGACCCGACCAGCGATGGGCCACGGACCTGTGCCGTGTATGGGGCGGCAAGGACGGCTGGCTGAGTCTGGCGCTGGTGATCGACTGCAGCACGCGGCAGCTGCTGGGCTGGCACCTGTCACGCACCGGCAAGGCGAGCACTGCCTCAGCCGCTCTGGAGCAGGCCTTGATCACCCGCTTTGGCACGCTGGGACGTGTGCCGGAGCCTTTCCTGCTGCGCTCGGATAACGGTCTGGTCTTCACCAGCCGTGACTACACGCGCCTGGTGCGCAGCTACGGCCTGAAACAGGAATTCATCACACCGCACTGCCCGCAGCAGAACGGGATGGTGGAGCGCGTAATCCGGACACTCAAGGAGCAGTGCGTGCATCGCCACCGCTTTGAGAGCCAAGTCCATGCCCTGCGGATCATTGGCGACTGGATTGGCTTCTACAACCAACAGCGCCCACATCAGGCGCTGAAGATGATGACCCCGGACGCGGCTTATGCCGCTACATTAACCGCATGA
- a CDS encoding TonB-dependent receptor, with amino-acid sequence MPTRSLLAFAVAAAIAAPSLALAETAADGSKTLDAVRVTGSNIKRTDTESANPVQVIERQQLEQTGKASVADLLRSISANTGNASNETSNSGWASGSAGIGLRGLSQKNTLVLLNGRRLANYGFPAGGLSDTFVDLNALPLVAVERIEVLKDGASAVYGSDAVAGVVNIITRQNFEGAEVGVSGGTSDAGGLDQQNLKFIGGLGDLDSDGYNILFSLEGYNRDRLDQDQRDLTRSGIYTDKAGGRWNGWSAKGARYLIGGKSVPMLDAAGNCPEGTVLTASAPIDGLAGDTCAFNQAPYTTLIPSTKRWQAYINGTLRINDSVEAFADVIYSDIKGVSWFGSSPFFTLESGRFALNADTGLAEPVRSTLPAANPYNPYGVDVPIEYTFFDLGGTIKTNRSRSYRGVLGLRGQTEKWDWELGAFQAASKQRETVSGGFANRWTLYDALASGSYNLLNPSATDPAVLAAIGLSTLRPAESVLKGVDAKVSGTLGETWAGQIGFAAGAEWRQEKLDSDNPWQIDAGLQVRPAIAEVHGQRQVSAAYAEVSVPLHSTLELQAAARADHYSDFGNAFSPKLGLRWQPLDWLLVRAAASRGFRAPSLSENSASTSIAYGSVVDPHDPDVAGSRQNPTFFTVGNTNLDPERTRSFNAGFVLSPWQNTNLSVDYYRIKLDNLIGTGNTTTLVADNDPANVLRDSRGKLLAVYNRYQNLSQLETSGIDIELRQRWQTASAGDFGLSSALTYVIDYKRPQVVGGPLVDYAGSNLGPSLPDTKATTTLDWALGDWRTALTWYYTSSYDQEGSAAAKAVQKEVASYSQFDLYLGYTGIDKLTVYAKVQNIGDRQPPYDATFPGVRAPYDFSQYDLRGRYYTLGFDYRF; translated from the coding sequence ATGCCTACTCGTTCCTTGCTCGCCTTCGCGGTGGCCGCTGCCATCGCTGCACCCTCCCTCGCCCTGGCTGAAACCGCTGCCGACGGCAGCAAGACCCTCGATGCGGTCCGTGTCACCGGTTCCAACATCAAGCGCACCGATACTGAAAGCGCCAATCCGGTGCAGGTGATCGAACGCCAGCAACTGGAACAGACCGGCAAGGCCAGCGTCGCTGACCTGCTGCGCTCGATCTCCGCCAATACCGGCAACGCCAGCAATGAAACCAGCAATAGCGGCTGGGCCTCCGGCTCGGCCGGCATCGGCCTGCGCGGCCTGTCGCAGAAAAACACACTGGTGCTGCTCAATGGCCGCCGCCTGGCCAACTACGGCTTCCCGGCCGGCGGCCTGTCGGACACCTTCGTCGATTTGAACGCGCTGCCGCTGGTCGCTGTTGAGCGTATCGAAGTACTGAAGGACGGCGCCTCGGCGGTATACGGTTCCGATGCGGTGGCCGGCGTGGTCAACATCATCACCCGGCAGAATTTTGAAGGTGCGGAGGTCGGCGTCAGCGGCGGTACCTCCGACGCGGGCGGGCTGGATCAGCAGAACCTCAAGTTCATCGGTGGGCTCGGTGACCTGGACAGTGATGGCTACAACATCCTGTTCTCGCTGGAAGGTTATAACCGCGATCGCCTCGACCAGGACCAGCGCGACCTGACCCGCTCGGGCATCTATACCGACAAAGCCGGCGGACGCTGGAATGGCTGGTCGGCCAAGGGCGCGCGCTATCTGATCGGCGGCAAGTCGGTGCCGATGCTTGATGCCGCCGGCAACTGCCCGGAAGGCACGGTGCTCACCGCCAGTGCACCGATCGATGGCCTGGCCGGTGATACCTGCGCCTTCAACCAGGCGCCGTACACCACGCTGATCCCCTCAACCAAGCGCTGGCAGGCCTACATCAACGGCACGCTGCGCATCAATGATTCGGTGGAAGCCTTCGCTGATGTGATCTACAGCGACATCAAGGGTGTGTCGTGGTTTGGCTCCAGCCCGTTCTTCACTCTGGAAAGCGGCCGCTTCGCGCTCAACGCCGACACCGGTCTGGCCGAGCCGGTACGTTCGACGCTGCCGGCAGCCAATCCGTACAACCCGTACGGGGTGGATGTGCCGATCGAATACACCTTCTTCGACCTGGGTGGCACCATCAAGACCAACCGCTCGCGTTCCTATCGCGGCGTGCTCGGCCTGCGTGGTCAGACCGAGAAGTGGGATTGGGAACTGGGTGCGTTCCAGGCTGCCAGCAAGCAGCGCGAGACCGTCTCCGGTGGTTTTGCCAATCGTTGGACGCTGTACGACGCATTGGCCAGTGGCAGCTACAACCTGCTCAATCCTTCGGCAACCGATCCGGCGGTGCTTGCCGCGATCGGCCTGAGCACGCTGCGCCCGGCCGAGTCGGTGCTCAAGGGTGTCGATGCCAAGGTGTCCGGCACCCTGGGTGAAACCTGGGCCGGCCAGATCGGTTTTGCCGCCGGTGCCGAATGGCGGCAGGAAAAGCTCGACTCCGACAACCCCTGGCAGATCGATGCCGGCCTGCAGGTGCGCCCGGCAATCGCCGAAGTGCACGGCCAGCGCCAAGTCAGCGCCGCCTACGCGGAAGTCAGCGTACCGCTGCACAGCACACTGGAACTGCAGGCGGCCGCGCGTGCCGATCATTACAGTGACTTCGGCAATGCGTTCTCGCCCAAGCTCGGCCTGCGCTGGCAGCCGCTGGACTGGTTGCTGGTGCGTGCCGCTGCCTCGCGTGGTTTCCGTGCGCCGTCGCTGTCGGAGAACTCGGCATCGACCAGCATCGCGTATGGCTCGGTGGTGGATCCACATGATCCGGATGTCGCCGGTTCGCGCCAGAACCCGACCTTCTTCACCGTCGGCAACACCAACCTCGATCCGGAGCGCACGCGCAGCTTCAACGCCGGCTTCGTGCTGTCGCCGTGGCAGAACACCAACCTCAGCGTCGATTACTACCGCATCAAGCTGGACAACCTGATCGGCACCGGCAACACCACCACGCTGGTGGCGGACAACGATCCGGCCAATGTGCTGCGCGATTCGCGTGGCAAGCTGCTGGCGGTCTATAACCGTTACCAGAACCTGAGCCAGCTGGAGACCTCCGGCATCGACATCGAGCTGCGCCAGCGTTGGCAGACAGCAAGCGCAGGTGACTTCGGCCTGTCCTCGGCGTTGACCTATGTCATCGACTACAAGCGACCGCAGGTCGTTGGCGGTCCGCTGGTGGATTACGCCGGCTCCAACCTCGGCCCATCGCTGCCGGATACCAAGGCCACCACGACGCTGGACTGGGCGCTGGGTGATTGGCGTACCGCGCTGACCTGGTATTACACCAGCAGTTATGACCAGGAAGGCAGTGCCGCGGCGAAGGCCGTGCAGAAGGAGGTCGCCAGCTATAGCCAGTTCGATCTGTACCTGGGCTACACCGGCATCGACAAGCTGACCGTGTACGCAAAGGTGCAGAACATCGGTGACCGCCAGCCGCCGTACGACGCAACCTTCCCGGGTGTGCGCGCACCGTATGACTTCAGCCAGTACGACCTGCGTGGGCGCTATTACACGCTGGGTTTTGATTACCGTTTCTGA
- a CDS encoding fumarylacetoacetate hydrolase family protein codes for MKLGSLKEGGRDGTLIVVSRDLTRAVRAAGIAATLQQALEDWSNLAPRLNALSEQLNAGAVEGEFAVDMQALAAPLPRAYEFVDGSAYLPHVARVRKARGAEVPESFYTDPLMYQATSAGFYGPRDAVKVISEDYGIDLEAEIVVITDDVPMAVTPEQAAGHIQLVGLVNDVSLRNLIPGELAKGFGFLQSKPRSALSPVFVTPDELGAAWQDSKLHLPLVTHINGKWFGAPEAGVDMQFNFAQLVAHAAKTRPLSAGAVVGSGTIANEDTALGASCFAEQRTVETLRDGKPSTPFMSFGDVVRIEMLDRDGVSIFGAIEQQIEQASRP; via the coding sequence ATGAAGCTTGGTTCCCTGAAGGAAGGCGGCCGCGACGGCACCCTGATCGTGGTTTCGCGTGACCTGACCCGTGCGGTACGGGCCGCTGGCATTGCCGCCACCCTGCAGCAGGCGCTGGAAGACTGGTCGAATCTGGCGCCGCGCCTGAACGCGCTGTCCGAGCAGCTCAATGCCGGTGCCGTGGAAGGCGAGTTCGCGGTGGACATGCAGGCGCTGGCAGCGCCGCTGCCGCGCGCCTACGAATTTGTCGATGGCAGCGCCTACCTGCCGCACGTGGCGCGGGTGCGCAAGGCGCGTGGCGCCGAAGTGCCGGAAAGCTTCTACACCGATCCGCTGATGTACCAGGCCACCAGCGCCGGCTTCTACGGCCCGCGCGATGCAGTGAAGGTGATCAGCGAGGATTACGGCATCGATCTGGAAGCCGAGATCGTGGTCATCACCGACGACGTGCCGATGGCGGTGACGCCGGAACAGGCGGCCGGCCACATCCAGCTGGTCGGTCTGGTCAATGACGTCAGTCTGCGCAACCTGATCCCGGGCGAACTGGCCAAGGGCTTCGGCTTCCTGCAGTCCAAGCCGCGTTCGGCGCTGAGCCCGGTGTTCGTGACCCCGGACGAGCTGGGCGCTGCCTGGCAGGACAGCAAGCTGCACCTGCCGCTGGTCACCCATATCAATGGCAAGTGGTTCGGCGCGCCGGAAGCTGGCGTCGACATGCAGTTCAACTTCGCCCAGCTGGTTGCGCACGCGGCCAAGACCCGCCCGCTGTCGGCTGGCGCCGTCGTCGGCTCGGGCACCATCGCCAATGAAGACACCGCATTGGGTGCGTCCTGCTTTGCCGAGCAGCGCACCGTGGAAACCCTACGCGACGGCAAGCCGTCCACGCCGTTCATGAGTTTTGGCGATGTGGTTCGCATCGAAATGCTGGACCGTGACGGCGTCAGCATTTTTGGCGCGATCGAACAGCAGATCGAACAGGCATCCCGTCCCTGA
- the maiA gene encoding maleylacetoacetate isomerase, with protein MEAGLTLYSYWRSSAAYRVRIGLNLKGLAYAVVPVHLVRDGGQQHAADYAALNPQELVPTLRHGERVLTQSLAILEYLEEVFPEAALLPDDAGGRARVRALAQQVACDIHPLNNLRVMQFFDREWNVPQPERDEWTLHWMRVGFASLEAMLAGSFDTGRYCHGAEPGLADCCLVPQLYNARRFHLDLTPYPTLRRIEEACLALPAFDAARPENQIDAV; from the coding sequence ATGGAAGCAGGGCTGACGCTCTACAGTTATTGGCGCTCGAGTGCCGCATACCGCGTGCGTATTGGCCTGAACCTGAAAGGCCTGGCGTATGCCGTCGTTCCGGTTCATCTGGTGCGCGATGGTGGGCAACAGCACGCAGCGGATTACGCCGCGCTCAATCCGCAAGAGCTGGTGCCGACGTTGCGCCATGGTGAGCGTGTACTGACGCAGTCGCTGGCCATTCTTGAATACCTGGAAGAGGTCTTCCCCGAGGCAGCGCTATTGCCGGATGACGCCGGCGGTCGCGCACGCGTACGCGCGCTGGCCCAGCAGGTGGCCTGCGACATCCACCCGTTGAACAACCTGCGGGTGATGCAGTTCTTCGATCGCGAATGGAACGTGCCGCAGCCCGAGCGTGATGAGTGGACGCTGCACTGGATGCGCGTTGGCTTCGCCTCGCTGGAAGCGATGCTGGCAGGCTCGTTCGACACCGGTCGCTATTGCCATGGTGCCGAGCCGGGATTGGCGGATTGCTGCCTGGTACCGCAGCTGTACAACGCCCGCCGTTTCCACCTGGATCTGACGCCGTACCCGACCTTGCGCCGGATCGAGGAAGCCTGCCTGGCCCTGCCGGCATTCGACGCGGCCCGCCCGGAAAACCAGATCGACGCGGTCTGA